In Nostoc piscinale CENA21, the genomic stretch GAGATTTATTCTTTTGATAAAACAATAAACATATTACATTAGGTAATTGAATATCAACAACTGTTGAATTTAAGTAAGTAGACTAAAAAACAAATTTATGTATATATCAGTAAATACGGATAAAATCAAATTGTAATGTTTCAGCTAAAGTTGTATTAGCAGCGATCGCATTATTCATACTGTTCTCCTTTAGCTATCAATATCAAGTTACTAAATTTTATTAATGCACTGAATCTTGGGCTTCGTAGTATAATCTGGTCGCTATGCGAAACATTTCTTGACCTGTGTGCAGATAGCGATCGTCATAGTTCATAGGGAAGTATGCTAGTTCTTCTATGCCATCGGCTACTTGATTGAGGCTGTAGTAGAGATGTGCCGCAGTTCTGGCTAAACTGGGGGGATTAGGCAAAGAGCGAAAAATAACTTGAGCTTGCTTAATTTCTTCTCGACAAGTATCTAAATATTCCTGAAATTCTTCTAATAATTGATCATCAAAAGGATCGGCGGCTAATTGCTCAATTTGCTCTTCTAGGGAATCAAGCACTTCACCAAGAACGCTGTTAACTGGTTGATAAATTAAACGTAGCCATTCTTCAACTTGTTCATCAGCATTTTTCCCTGATTTCCTGGTAGCTTGGTAATGTTTTTGCGCCGATGCTGCTCGTTGTTGGCGATTTTGAGATTCATCTTGCAATTTTTGGTCATAGTCAAGGCGACTTTGACTGTCACCTAAGACTTCATAGGCAGCGTTGATGCGGATAATTTCATCTTTATCGGCTGTTTCTTGATTGCTGTCAGGATGAAATAATTTTACCAAGCGGCGATAAGCTTGTTTTATCTCCGCTTGGCTGGCATTACGATTAATTTTAAGAGTTTCGTAGTGGTTCTCAGTGTGTTTGGAGTTAACCATTAGTCTAAGTAATTGTTAGCTGACACTGGTAGTTATTTTTGCTTCCAGGTCTTGGAACAATGGTGTACTTAAATACCTTTCGCCAAAACTGGGCTGAATCATCACAATTAAGCGTCCGGCGTTTTCTGGGCGTTGGGCAACTTTAATTGCAGCGCATAAAGCCGCACCACTAGAAATTCCTGATAATAAACCTTCTTCTCTAGCTAACCTTCGTCCATAAGCGATCGCTTCTTCATCAGTCACAGTAATTACTTCATCAATCAACTTCATCTTTAAAACTTGCGGCACAAACCCCGCGCAATTCCTTGGATTTTGTGCGCCCCTGGTTGTCCGCCTGATAAAACTGGGCTATTGGCTGGTTCAACTGCGATCGCCTGAAAACTTGGTTTCCGTGCTTTTAGGACTTCTGCTACACCAGTAATCGTACCACCTGTACCTACTCCAGCAACAATCATATCTACCTGACCCTCGGTATCTTCCCAAATTTCTTCGGCGGTTGTTTCTCGATGAATTTTGGCATTCGCCGGATTGCGAAATTGCTGCAACATATATGCGTGTGGTGTAGTATTAACTATTTCCTGGGCGCGGCGAATCGCACCACCCATACCTTCAAGCCCCGGAGTCAATTCTAATTCTGCGCCATAAGCGCGTAACATCGCCCGTCGTTCGCCACTCATGGTATCAGGCATTGTCAAAATTAAGCGATAACCCTTAGCTGCGGCTACCATTGCTAGGGCGATTCCGGTATTCCCAGAAGTTGGTTCTACTAATACAGTCTTTCCGGGAGAAATCAATCCCTCGGCTTCGGCTGCATTAATCATGCTAATCCCAATGCGGTCTTTGACTGATGCTGATGGGTTCAGACTTTCTAGCTTGACTAATATTTGTGCTACACATCCCTCAGCCTGGGGAATGCGATTTAACTGTACTAAGGGCGTACGACCAATAATTTCTGTAATGTTACGGGCAATTCGCATAATATTCCTTTGTAATTAGTCAATAGTCAAAAGTCCACAGTCAAGAGTAAAAACTGTTGACCATTGACTATTGACTATTGACTATTGACTAATAACTAAATGTAGTACATGATGTCTAGCTGTTTACGGGCATCTCTTTTTTCACAAAGATCCTGGAGTGTATAATTTTGTAAAACAGCATTTGCAGCTAAACAGGCTTCTTGCCAGATTTCATCGACAACGGCACTATCTACACTTTTGACATTGGAAGTTTCTTCGCTTACACGTACATCCAAACCTTCTAAGCATTCTAAAACTTCATATATCGTAATTTTCCAAGGTTCTTTCGACAACAGATAACCACCTTTAGAGCCGCGTTGACTCTTGATGATACCCCCACGTCTCAAGGTTGCCAGAAGTTGTTCTAAATAGCGATCGGGTATGTTTTGTTGAGCTGCGATTTGCCGAATTTGCATCGGTTCACCGTTTTCGTAATGAGTTGCCATTTCGATGAGGGCAAGAATTGCGTATTCTGATTTACACGATAGTTCCACAGGCTGTCATTAAAGTTGAAGTATGAGGTATGAAGTATGAAATATATATCTTTCACACTTCTTTTAGTATACTCCGGTTCATTGCTGGGGTTTTTGGATTAATGCGATTAACGTTGAAGAAGGTAGGAGGGAAGTTAAATAAATCCAATATGACGCAACATCAGCAACACCGTATCAGTCACAATAATTAGCTACAAGTCTCTGGGGATGTGAGGAATGTCAAATCTTGTCAAACGCCAATCGCGTCAACTCAAAAAACGCCGCCCTTTTGGTTTATTTTTGGTCATTGTAGCTTGGAGTCTGGTGATGGGTTGGCTATTTGCGTCAGCAAGTAGTGTTTACAGTGCGACTCCTACTTCAGAAATCGGCACAGTTGATGTAGTTCCGGCTGCATACGAGCTAGGACAAGAACTATACATCGAAAATTGTGGTAAATGTCATCTAGCCATCCCGCCACAGGTTTTACCTACCCAAACCTGGAAAAATCTTTTAGAAGACTCCCAGCACTATGGTATACAACTCCAGCCATTAGTTGATCCGCCGCGAATTGTGGTGTGGCGATATCTGGCTAATTTCTCTCGCAGCCAACGAAATGATGAAGAAACACCCTATCGATTGAATAAATCGCGTTTATTCAAAGCTTTGCATCCCAAAGTTGATTTACCCCGTCCCTTACAAATCAGTAGTTGTGTTAGCTGTCATCCCAGCGCCGAGGAATTTAATTTTCGTCGCCTGTCTGCCGAATGGGAAAATTCTAATTGAACAGGACTGCCAAAAATGGGTGTAAGAGTGTAAGGGTGTGGGGTGTAAGGGTTTTAGATACACCCCTAAACTAGACTGTCAGGGTTTTGAACATCTTCTGATTTTTGTCGCCACAGCTAGTATAGATGAAGTCAGGCGATCGCACTTAGTTAAATTTTATTAGGTAATATTTTATCTGTATTTTTTGTCAATAAAATTATTTCCACTAATAAATTAGACTTCTAAAAAAAGTCATAATTTCTACTTTTCCTTTGCGCCTTTGCGCCTTTGCGCGAGAAAAACCTATAGGGTAGGTGGTTAAACTAGTGTTTCATCGCTGGATACTGTTTTAAAACCTGCTGTAAATATTGCCCAGTATAAGACTGAGGATGCTTCGCTACATCTTCCGGCGTTCCGAAAGCAATGACTTCGCCGCCTTTGTCACCGCCTTCTGGCCCCAAATCTATCACCCAGTCAGCGCAACGAATTACATCTAAATTGTGTTCAATTACTAAAATTGAATTGCCTTTATCTACCAGTCTTTGCAACACATCTAATAATTTATGCACATCATAAAAAGATAATCCCGTTGTGGGTTCATCAATTAAATAAAGTGTCTTACCAGTGGCGCGACGAGATAATTCTGTGGCTAATTTAACGCGCTGTGCTTCGCCACCAGATAAGGTAGTTGCGGGTTGTCCAAGTTGGACGTAACCCAAGCCAACATCGACTAATGTTTGTAGTCTTGTCACCGCTTTCGGAATATTTTGGAAAAAGTCTAAACTTTCCTCAACTGTCATGTTGAGAACATCAGAAATAGACTTATCTTTGTATTTGACTTGCAAAGTGTCACGGTTATATCTTGCACCTTTACAAACTTCGCACTGTACATATACATCAGGTAAAAAGTTCATTTCAATGACGTTCACACCTTGCCCACTGCAAGCTTCACAACGTCCACCTTTAACGTTAAAAGAAAATTGTCCGGGTTTGTAACCTCTGGCTTTAGCTTCGACAGTTTGCGAGAAAACATCTCGAATTACATCAAAAACACCTGTGTAAGTTGCAGGGTTAGAACGTGGTGTGCGTCCGATAGGAGATTGATCAATTACAATTGCTTTATCAACTGCATTTAAGCCTTGAATTTTTTCTAATTCTTTCGGTAAAGGTACTTTTTTGGTGAGGTGATGTTGTAGAGATGGGTAAAGTAATTCGTTAATTAAAGTAGATTTACCCGAACCAGAAACACCAGTCACGGCGACAAGTTTACCGAGGGGAATTTCTACATCGATATTTCTTAAGTTATTACGATGGGCATTTTTAATAATTAAACTGCGTCCATTACCTTCGCGGCGTTCAGCTGGTGTTTGAATAACTTTTCTTCCTGATAAGTATGCACCTGTTAATGATTTTTCTGCTGTTAATAATGCTGGTAAATCGCCTTGGGCAATTATATGTCCGCCATGAATACCTGCGCCGGGGCCAATATCAACTAAATAGTCAGCCGCGCGGATAGTTTCTTCATCATGCTCAACTACAATTAATGTATTGCCTAAATCGCGTAATTTAATTAAAGTTTTGAGCAATCTACCGTTATCTCGTTGATGCAAACCAATACTTGGTTCGTCTAAAACGTAGAGAACTCCTGTTAAGCCAGAACCGATTTGTGTGGCGAGGCGAATGCGTTGCGCTTCCCCACCAGAGAGAGTCATGGCGGGACGGTCTAGGGTGAGATAATCTAAGCCAACATCTAACAAAAATTGCAATCTAGCTTTGATTTCACGCAAGACTAAATCAGCAATTTGCATTTGACGATCGCTTAATTTTAACTTTTCAACTCGCTCCCGACAATCTCTAATTGATACCCCTGTTAAATCTAAAATTCCATATTGTCCCAACTTCACGGCTAAGGCTTCGGGTTTTAAGCGTTTTCCACCGCAAACTTCACAGGGTTGGTCGATTAAATATTGTTCTAATTTTTGTTTAATTAACTCAGAACCACCTTCATATTGCCGTTGTAATATTGGCAAAACACCTTTAAACTGAGTTTTCGCATTTTCTTTGTTATTCTCTTCGCCGTTTAAAATAATTTGCTGTTGTTCTGCTGACAACTTATGCCAATTGGTTTGTAATTCAAAGCCGTAAGCTTGACCCAAACTATACAGTAATTCCAAATAATAAGAATTTTCCTTTTCTGACCAAGGCGCGATCGCAGCGTATACTGGTGCTTCAGGATCAGGGATCACTAACTCCGCCGAAAATCTTCTTAAAGTCCCGATACCGTGACAGTGCGGACACGCGCCGTAGGGAGAATTGAACGAAAACAACCGTGGCGATAACTCCTCCATCACCGCGCCATGTTCAGGACAGGCGAAATTTTCCGAAAATACCAATTCTTCTTCTTTTGCTTCTGGATTATCAGTAGCCGGACTGACCAGGATAGTTGCAATGCCTTCCGATTGCTTTAAACACGTAGATAAAGAATCAACTAAACGCTCTTGTATACCGTCTTTTTTTACCAAACGGTCAATGACGACTTCAATTATGTGGGTAATATTTTTATCTAATTCAATCGAGTCTGACAGTTCCCGCACTTCGCCATCAACTCGTACCCGTACAAAACCTTGAGAAGCTAAACTTGATAACAGCTTGCGGTGTGTCCCTTTTTTACCCCGCACCACAGGCGCAAGAATTTGAAACTTGGTGCGGTCTGGTAAATCCATGATGCGGTCTACCATCTCATCGATAGTTTGGGGTGCAATACAGCGATCGCATATCGGACAATGGGGTTCACCAGCCCGACCAAACAACAGCCGCAGATAGTCGTAAATTTCTGTTACCGTCCCCACAGTGGAACGGGGGTTATGCGAGGTAGATTTTTGGTCAATCGATATCGCCGGACTTAAACCTTCAATGGCTTCCACATCCGGCTTGTTTAACTGTCCTAAAAATTGTCTGGCGTAAGCACTGAGAGATTCCACATAACGCCGTTGACCCTCAGCAAAAATCGTATCAAAGGCCAGCGAAGATTTACCCGAACCTGATACACCAGTGAATACTATCAGGCGATCGCGCGGCAACTCCAAGTCAATATTCTTCAGATTATGCTGCCTCGCACCCCGAATCCTAATGGTATTTTGGCTATTCTGGTTAATTTGGGGAAGATGTCCATTTAGGAGGGATGCAGCGGCTAACTTGTTATCTGACATATTGGCAGGCTGATAAGTGGGAGGCAGTATGAAACAGTTCTTAATAATACTATTTTTACTCACCTAATACCAGAACAATAGTACTATTTGAAGTAGTGATTGCCCATATTACTACTACAGACATCCGCCTATGTCTGCTAATTTAAAGGCATCACAATTAAACATCCTGCTGAGGGCGAAGCTATGGTAACGCAAATCCAACCGCAGACCCAACCAGAAGTTATCTACCCAGATAGTGACGGACAACCAGTGGCAAATAACACCATACAGTTTCGATGGATTGTCGAAATCAAGCAAAATATCGATTGGCTATTTGCAGCTGATCCCAATGTATTTGTTGCTGGAGACTTGTTTTGGTATCCCGTTGAAGGACGCAATAAAATTTTCAATGCTCCTGATGTTATGGTCGTTCTTGGTAGACCCAAAGGAGATAGATTATCTTACCTGCAATGGAAAGAAGGCGGAATTCCTCCCCAGATAGTATTTGAAATCCTTTCACCTAGTAATACTCAAATTGAAATGGACAAAAAATTACTTTTCTATGACCGTTATGGTGTGGAAGAGTATTACATTTACGATCCTGACAGCAATAGCTTACAGGGTTGGTTACGTGGTGAAGATGGATTAGATGTCATACCCCAGATGGAAGACTGGGTGAGTCCTCGGTTAAAAATCCGCTTTGTACCATCTCCCGAAAGTTTACAACTATATCGCCCCGATGGAGAGAGTTTTTTAAGCTATGCAGAAATTTCCCAACGCTTAGAACAAGAACGCCAACGTGCCGAACAAGAACACCAACGCGCCGAACAAGCAGAACAGGCAAGACGCAATGCAATTCCTCAACTATTACAAATGGGTTTAAGCATAGAACAAGTCGCCCAAGCTTTGAGTTTGTCTGTGGAAGAAGTGCAAAGGATGTCTTAAAGCAACGCCCACTAGTCGGGAAAATTAGGGGACGGATGATAAATTGCAAGTCACTTGATAATCACTAGGGCGATAGCGTTATTTATGGCAGCAATATCTGAAATATGCTTGTTTCTGTCTCGGCAAAATTTGTGTATCTGCCAATTTCGCGCTGTAGCTGACGTTTAAATCTGCGAAAAATACTGATTTCAATTGTTATATTAAGTTTTATAACTATTAGACGAAATTCTCTCCAATGATAGATGTCTTCATTAGAATTTAAACTGTGTCAAGTTATAAACAAGATCGGATTACTACACTACCGTTTCCGAGAAAATTGCGATTTACTGAACGTAGACAGAAAGAGGTTCTGATTTCAACAGTTACTTTAATGTCCTATTGTACCTTAGTCAGAACAAGATTTTTCCGGTACGTGTGGTTGTCACGTTGTATATATTCATCAGAAAGGTGAATAACCTCAATAACATAGAGGCTAAACCATGAAGGTATTCGATAATACCACAAAAAAAAATTTTTCTGGCAAGCTGGGTTTCACTCAATTCGGCAGAGGTTAGCAAAACCTATGTAACCCAGTTACACAGTCCTAGTTCTCACTCAGGCTTTGATATTTTCTTACCCCTGCGGCAGTGGTTAAACAATATAGAAGTCCGCGATCGCGAATTAGCTCATCGTTTGTGCCAACTGATCCCCGCTCAATGTCCTTTTGAACGCGATATCAAATTATTCGGCAAAACAATACTACACATCCCGCCAATGTGCAAACTCAACCCTTTATATGAGGAAGTCGTGAGTTTGCGTTTCCGCGCCTTGTGCTATTTAGCTGATGAATGCGGCGAGGATGTTTCCCAGTACTGTTAATACAATCAATATTCAATGGTTAATAGTCCATAGTCAAAGTTAATTACTCTTGACTATGGACTATTGACTTTGAACTACTAACTATTTTTTCTGCCATTTACGGATTGCTTCTTGAGCATCTTCGTAAACAGATGTCTCTTCTGGAACTAAGGTGGCGGTAGCAATGGCGGACTGAAGATCACCTTCAGCAGCACGAGTTTTGGCTAGGTCTAAGATTTTCTCGCTCCATTTATTGATTGATTTTTGAGCCAGATCAAACCCTGGCTGACCTTGGGGAACGCGCTTGGCTACTTCAATGGCACGATTGTATGTAGAGGCTTGCTCTGGCTTAATTAAGGCATTAGCCGCATCTAATAAAGTTTTGTTAGCGAGATATTGCTTGG encodes the following:
- a CDS encoding cytochrome C translates to MSNLVKRQSRQLKKRRPFGLFLVIVAWSLVMGWLFASASSVYSATPTSEIGTVDVVPAAYELGQELYIENCGKCHLAIPPQVLPTQTWKNLLEDSQHYGIQLQPLVDPPRIVVWRYLANFSRSQRNDEETPYRLNKSRLFKALHPKVDLPRPLQISSCVSCHPSAEEFNFRRLSAEWENSN
- the uvrA gene encoding excinuclease ABC subunit UvrA, which codes for MSDNKLAAASLLNGHLPQINQNSQNTIRIRGARQHNLKNIDLELPRDRLIVFTGVSGSGKSSLAFDTIFAEGQRRYVESLSAYARQFLGQLNKPDVEAIEGLSPAISIDQKSTSHNPRSTVGTVTEIYDYLRLLFGRAGEPHCPICDRCIAPQTIDEMVDRIMDLPDRTKFQILAPVVRGKKGTHRKLLSSLASQGFVRVRVDGEVRELSDSIELDKNITHIIEVVIDRLVKKDGIQERLVDSLSTCLKQSEGIATILVSPATDNPEAKEEELVFSENFACPEHGAVMEELSPRLFSFNSPYGACPHCHGIGTLRRFSAELVIPDPEAPVYAAIAPWSEKENSYYLELLYSLGQAYGFELQTNWHKLSAEQQQIILNGEENNKENAKTQFKGVLPILQRQYEGGSELIKQKLEQYLIDQPCEVCGGKRLKPEALAVKLGQYGILDLTGVSIRDCRERVEKLKLSDRQMQIADLVLREIKARLQFLLDVGLDYLTLDRPAMTLSGGEAQRIRLATQIGSGLTGVLYVLDEPSIGLHQRDNGRLLKTLIKLRDLGNTLIVVEHDEETIRAADYLVDIGPGAGIHGGHIIAQGDLPALLTAEKSLTGAYLSGRKVIQTPAERREGNGRSLIIKNAHRNNLRNIDVEIPLGKLVAVTGVSGSGKSTLINELLYPSLQHHLTKKVPLPKELEKIQGLNAVDKAIVIDQSPIGRTPRSNPATYTGVFDVIRDVFSQTVEAKARGYKPGQFSFNVKGGRCEACSGQGVNVIEMNFLPDVYVQCEVCKGARYNRDTLQVKYKDKSISDVLNMTVEESLDFFQNIPKAVTRLQTLVDVGLGYVQLGQPATTLSGGEAQRVKLATELSRRATGKTLYLIDEPTTGLSFYDVHKLLDVLQRLVDKGNSILVIEHNLDVIRCADWVIDLGPEGGDKGGEVIAFGTPEDVAKHPQSYTGQYLQQVLKQYPAMKH
- a CDS encoding RrF2 family transcriptional regulator produces the protein MELSCKSEYAILALIEMATHYENGEPMQIRQIAAQQNIPDRYLEQLLATLRRGGIIKSQRGSKGGYLLSKEPWKITIYEVLECLEGLDVRVSEETSNVKSVDSAVVDEIWQEACLAANAVLQNYTLQDLCEKRDARKQLDIMYYI
- a CDS encoding J domain-containing protein is translated as MVNSKHTENHYETLKINRNASQAEIKQAYRRLVKLFHPDSNQETADKDEIIRINAAYEVLGDSQSRLDYDQKLQDESQNRQQRAASAQKHYQATRKSGKNADEQVEEWLRLIYQPVNSVLGEVLDSLEEQIEQLAADPFDDQLLEEFQEYLDTCREEIKQAQVIFRSLPNPPSLARTAAHLYYSLNQVADGIEELAYFPMNYDDRYLHTGQEMFRIATRLYYEAQDSVH
- a CDS encoding Uma2 family endonuclease codes for the protein MVTQIQPQTQPEVIYPDSDGQPVANNTIQFRWIVEIKQNIDWLFAADPNVFVAGDLFWYPVEGRNKIFNAPDVMVVLGRPKGDRLSYLQWKEGGIPPQIVFEILSPSNTQIEMDKKLLFYDRYGVEEYYIYDPDSNSLQGWLRGEDGLDVIPQMEDWVSPRLKIRFVPSPESLQLYRPDGESFLSYAEISQRLEQERQRAEQEHQRAEQAEQARRNAIPQLLQMGLSIEQVAQALSLSVEEVQRMS